From Lemur catta isolate mLemCat1 chromosome 19, mLemCat1.pri, whole genome shotgun sequence, a single genomic window includes:
- the ZSWIM9 gene encoding uncharacterized protein ZSWIM9 → MERRELPACTAAGQEEQELRERAFFSWAEFSRFFDAWCQQRLALFFVKSSMHLARCRWASAPPLYTLIDVLKYSYVRLVCKDVRAPSRPTVGPPQPGCPAFIIVKLSPLRDRLVVTECQLTHSHPACPLEFAYYFRPGHLLANACLPVRTTNKISKQFVAPADVRRLLSYCKGRDHGVLDALHVLEGLFRTDPEAKVKLVFVEDQAVVETVFFLTSRTRALLRRFPRMLLVDRLPGLQGALDLLAVLCVDGAGRARQAACCVARPGTPSLLRFALASLLQSAPDVKGRVRCLTAGPEVAAQLPAVRQLLPCARVQICRAQGLETLFSKAQELGGAGREDPGLWPRLCRLAGASSPAAYDEALAELHAHGPAAFVDYFERNWEPRRDMWVRFRAFEAARDLDACALVRSHRRRLLRRLSPSRSVAQCLRDLVAMQWADAAGEAAPEGPDGGGAWLEGELGRGGQVENQRVRGLDTGDWGGAPKEGSIWRGAQIEKEWARELETRDRGGAKLESEKGRGLQIRDWRGVQLETQKVRGLEGNIWRGSQLEKGHLRGPEVRDWRGPQLEGEKDWALEGYVWRGAQLEEQGLRGLEGYTWRVAPLEDGRSRVLETIDRMGIQSECERARSIEGSPWRGAQLHDERASGLRAREWKGPQLEAEKGKGLEVRNWRGIHLEKPLESVPENRDQRGPQWEDERRRGPEIAEEKGLMLGVKRRRGLEDIVLVQLADTRVTGMENGDGGGSRSVGPKSRAGQEIEWGDTGGRCPELENGVVCGSRVGTVFEGNPEWAATRSEYLAAGENLQEGGEGEGPREPKRLCRPSGEEEVDWEPLAKFRAACGPELADLVAEELAFARQHGTRGFHWTGAGFALKDGTSDFFLDGALTRCSCSIHAARRLPCRHLFAARLLTGAALFHMDLLRDCWGRAPEP, encoded by the exons GCCCCCCCAGCCCGGCTGCCCGGCCTTCATCATCGTCAAGCTGAGCCCGCTGCGGGACCGCCTGGTGGTGACGGAGTGCCAGCTGACCCACTCGCACCCGGCCTGCCCGCTGGAGTTCGCCTACTACTTCCGCCCGGGCCACCTGCTGGCCAACGCCTGCCTGCCGGTGCGCACCACCAACAAGATCTCCAAGCAGTTCGTGGCCCCGGCCGACGTGCGACGCCTGCTCTCCTACTGCAAGGGCCGCGACCACGGAGTCCTGGACGCCCTGCACGTGCTGGAGGGGCTCTTCCGCACCGACCCCGAGGCCAAG GTGAAGCTGGTGTTCGTGGAAGACCAGGCGGTGGTGGAGACCGTGTTCTTCCTGACGTCGCGCACCAGGGCGCTGCTGCGGCGCTTCCCGCGCATGCTCCTGGTGGACCGGCTGCCGGGGCTGCAGGGCGCGCTGGACCTGCTGGCGGTGCTCTGCGTGGACGGCGCGGGCCGCGCACGCCAGGCCGCCTGCTGCGTGGCGCGCCCGGGCACGCCGAGCCTGCTGCGCTTCGCGCTCGCGTCGCTGCTGCAGAGCGCGCCCGACGTCAAGGGCCGCGTGCGCTGCCTCACGGCCGGGCCGGAGGTGGCGGCGCAGCTGCCCGCCGTGCGCCAGCTGCTGCCGTGCGCGCGCGTGCAGATCTGCCGCGCGCAGGGCCTCGAGACGCTCTTCAGCAAGGCGCAGGAGCTGGGCGGCGCCGGCCGCGAGGACCCCGGCCTGTGGCCGCGCCTGTGCCGCCTGGCCGGCGCGTCGTCGCCCGCTGCCTACGACGAGGCGCTGGCCGAGCTGCACGCGCACGGCCCAGCCGCCTTCGTCGACTACTTTGAGCGCAACTGGGAGCCCCGCCGCGACATGTGGGTGCGCTTCCGAGCCTTCGAGGCGGCCCGCGACCTGGACGCGTGCGCCCTGGTGCGCAGCCACCGCCGGCGACTGCTGCGCCGCCTCAGCCCCTCGCGCAGCGTGGCTCAGTGCCTTCGCGACCTGGTGGCCATGCAGTGGGCTGACGCGGCCGGGGAGGCGGCGCCGGAGGGACCAGACGGAGGCGGGGCGTGGCTAGAGGGCGAGCTGGGAAGGGGGGGCCAGGTGGAAAACCAGAGGGTGAGGGGCCTGGACACCGGAGACTGGGGAGGGGCTCCGAAAGAAGGAAGTATTTGGAGAGGGGCACAGATAGAGAAAGAGTGGGCACGAGAACTGGAGACTAGAGACAGGGGCGGGGCTAAGTTAGAAAGTGAGAAGGGGAGGGGGTTGCAGATCCGAGATTGGAGAGGGGTCCAGTTGGAAACCCAGAAGGTGAGGGGGCTGGAAGGGAATATCTGGAGAGGGTCCCAGTTGGAGAAAGGGCACTTGAGAGGGCCAGAGGTCAGAGACTGGAGGGGGCCCCAGCTGGAGGGTGAGAAAGATTGGGCACTGGAAGGTTATGTCTGGAGGGGGGCCCAGTTGGAGGAGCAGGGGCTACGAGGATTGGAAGGATATACCTGGAGGGTGGCCCCGTTGGAGGATGGAAGGAGTAGGGTGCTGGAGACCATAGACAGGATGGGGATCCAGTCTGAGTGTGAGAGGGCCAGGAGTATTGAAGGAAGCCCCTGGAGAGGGGCCCAGCTGCATGATGAAAGGGCAAGCGGACTGAGAGCCAGAGAGTGGAAGGGGCCCCAGTTGgaagcagagaaagggaaggggctggaggtcAGAAACTGGAGGGGGATCCATTTGGAGAAGCCTCTGGAATCGGTCCCTGAGAACAGAGACCAAAGGGGCCCCCAGTGGGAAGATGAGAGGAGGAGAGGGCCAGAGATCGCAGAGGAGAAGGGATTGATGTTGGGGGTCAAAAGAAGAAGGGGTCTGGAGGACATAGTTCTGGTCCAGCTGGCGGACACAAGGGTTACAGGCATGGAGAATGGAGATGGAGGAGGATCCCGCTCTGTGGGCCCCAAGAGCAGAGCAGGACAAGAGATAGAGTGGGGAGACACAGGAGGGAGGTGTCCAGAGCTGGAGAATGGAGTCGTGTGTGGTAGCCGGGTGGGGACTGTATTTGAAGGCAATCCAGAATGGGCAGCCACGAGGAGCGAGTACCTGGCTGCCGGGGAGAACCTGCAGGAAGGAGGCGAAGGAGAAGGCCCAAGGGAACCAAAGAGGCTCTGCCGCCCCTCAGGAGAGGAGGAGGTAGATTGGGAGCCCCTGGCCAAATTCCGAGCAGCCTGTGGGCCAGAGCTGGCAGACCTGGTGGCCGAGGAGCTAGCCTTTGCCAGGCAGCACGGGACTCGGGGTTTCCACTGGACTGGAGCTGGCTTTGCCCTTAAGGACGGCACCTCGGACTTCTTCCTGGATGGGGCCCTGACCCGCTGCAGCTGCTCGATCCACGCTGCCCGTCGTCTGCCCTGCCGACACCTCTTTGCAGCGCGCCTCCTCACTGGGGCAGCCTTATTCCACATGGACCTGCTCAGGGATTGCTGGGGCAGAGCCCCAGAGCCCTGA